One genomic segment of Ricinus communis isolate WT05 ecotype wild-type chromosome 3, ASM1957865v1, whole genome shotgun sequence includes these proteins:
- the LOC8278615 gene encoding gibberellin 3-beta-dioxygenase 1, translating to MATLAEACKDYSLHLHQIIPLDFDSIRTLPESHVWPESGEFEFNDGQLSIPTIDLNDPDAGNLIGHACETWGVFQVIHHNIPLNLLHEVESETRRLFSLPARQKLKALRSAGGAVGYGRARISHFFNKHMWHEGFTIMGSPVDHARQLWPHDYQRFCDVMEGYEKKMKELATTLMRVIFKYLGISEEQTKWVGSPGCSSAALQLNSYPYCPDPNRAMGLAPHTDTSFLTILHQSSTKGLQIFKEGVGWVLVYPTSGALVVNVGDFLHILSNARFPNVLHRVIMKECKQQRFSVAFFHCPSTDFSLFPLGLSSSCGEFPLYRSVSAAEYIGIKAKNIDNPLALIRI from the exons ATGGCTACTCTGGCAGAAGCTTGTAAGGACTATTCTCTCCACCTCCACCAAATCATCCCTTTAGACTTCGATTCTATTCGAACCCTACCCGAATCCCATGTTTGGCCAGAATCCGGTGAGTTTGAGTTCAATGACGGCCAGTTATCAATACCCACCATTGACCTTAATGATCCTGATGCGGGCAACCTAATAGGGCATGCATGTGAGACATGGGGTGTGTTCCAAGTCATCCACCACAACATTCCCTTAAACTTATTGCATGAAGTTGAGTCGGAAACCAGAAGGCTTTTCTCTCTTCCGGCTAGACAAAAGTTGAAGGCCTTAAGATCAGCTGGTGGAGCCGTCGGGTACGGCAGAGCTAGGATATCGCATTTCTTCAATAAGCATATGTGGCATGAAGGGTTCACTATCATGGGTTCGCCTGTAGATCATGCTAGACAACTTTGGCCTCATGACTATCAACGGTTTTG TGATGTAATGGAAGGCTAcgagaagaaaatgaaagagcTAGCAACAACCCTAATGCGAGTAATCTTCAAGTACTTAGGCATATCTGAAGAGCAAACCAAATGGGTTGGCTCGCCTGGCTGCTCTAGTGCTGCATTGCAGCTCAACTCATATCCGTACTGTCCGGACCCTAATCGAGCCATGGGTCTAGCCCCTCATACAGACACTTCATTCTTGACCATATTGCATCAAAGCAGCACCAAAGGATTGCAAATATTCAAAGAAGGCGTCGGATGGGTTTTAGTATATCCTACAAGTGGAGCTCTTGTGGTGAATGTTGGTGATTTCTTGCATATACTTTCAAATGCCAGGTTTCCTAATGTTCTTCATCGTGTAATAATGAAAGAGTGCAAACAACAGAGATTTTCCGTAGCTTTTTTTCATTGCCCATCTACTGATTTCAGTTTATTCCCTTTGGGTCTGAGTAGTAGTTGTGGAGAATTTCCTCTATACCGTTCAGTATCGGCAGCGGAGTATATTGGCATCAAGGCTAAGAATATTGACAATCCGCTAGCTTTGATTAGAATTTAG